The Salmo salar chromosome ssa04, Ssal_v3.1, whole genome shotgun sequence genomic sequence ACATTGAAACAAAGCtgaaataaacattttatttttttaacttggagagaggtgtagggaggtgGAAAAAAGACAGTGGTACAGATGGGGAAGATGATCTATGCCTTGCGCTCCTTTGCTCTTCTGTGGGCCTGCTGGCTTCCCTGGACTCTGGGACAAGAGCTGCAGGAGCAAGATGCTCTCTGTACTGCAGATGGCTGCTACGCCATCTATTTCCAACGCAAGACCTTTCGGGAATCGGCAAGGTTCTGCAAGGACAAAGGTGGTTCCCTGGCAACCCTAAAGAGTTCTGAGGAGGTGGCTGTGGTCCATGAGCTCCTGTCGTCTGTGGAGCAGCGAGGACCACGGGCCAGGGTCAGACTGTGGATAGGGCTCCATCGGCAGCCCAGGCAGTGCTCTGCCACACGCCCACTCAGGGGATTCCAATGGATCACCGGTGAACAGGACACGCAGTACACCAACTGGCTGAGGGCGGACTCACCTAGTACCTGTGCCGCGCCCCGCTGTGTCGTCATGAGTGTCAACACTGCTGCTGACACCCGGGAGCAGCACGACAACTTCAAGTGGCTGGATGGCTCCTGCTCGCTGACTGTGGATGGATTCATGTGTCACTACACCTACCGGGGGATGTGCCCTTCTCTGAAGAGTGAGGGAGGCGGACCTGCCCTGTATACAACCCCTTTCAGCCTGCTCAGCACCATCCTCACTCACATCCCCTTTGGCTCAGTGGCCACCCTTCCCTGCCCAGATAATGAAGACAGCTTAGGAGACCAGTCTGTTCTTTGCATGCTGAGGGAAGACGGGATTGTGGGCTGGTCAAAGGATTCCCCCCTCTGCTCTGATGGCCTCCAGGACTGGTGTGAAGAAGAAAATGGTGGATGTGAACATTTCTGTCAGAATGCTGACACACACTATTACTGTGAGTGTTCTGACGGCTTCACACTGGCAGAGGACCGCCAGACCTGCCAGCCGAACCATTCCTGTGCCACGGCCAACTGTGAGTTTGACTGTGAGGAGACAGCTAAGGGATTCCGCTGCAAATGTCCAAAAGGATACCTGCTGGCACCTGATGGACGCAACTGCCTGGATGTGGATGAGTGTCTCCAGGTCCCCTGCCGTCATATATGTGTCAATGCTCCTGGGACATTCGAGTGCCACTGTAACCAGGGCTACGAGCCCGATGAAGATGGCGAGTGTGTGGATGTTGACGAATGCCACGATTCCAGTCGCTGTGAACACAGATGTGAGAACACACCTGGTTCCTTTGCCTGCCACTGCCGCCAAGGCTACACTGAGCTGCCCGACGATCCAGGCTTATGCCAGGACGTGGATGAGTGTCAGACCTCCACCAGCTGCCACCAGAAGTGTCTCAACTATATGGGTGGGTTTGAGTGCTATTGTGAGGCAGGGTACGAGCTGCAGTCAGACCAGTACTCCTGCATGGCTATTCCAGAAGGTGATGATGAGTATTCATCAACAACCACCTCGTCCTACCAAACCTGGGTTACAGACCAAGACTGGGTTACAGACATCACACGTTTGGAGTGGCTGACAGAGCAGACAGTCCTTGAGAGGCTTCCGACTGACCTGGGCTGGTTTACAGAGGCCCCGCAGGAGGAGACAACATCTACACCGGTTCCTCGCAGGCCGTTGGATGGCCATAACTCATACTGGGGTGTTCTCGCACGGAGAAAGCCCGCTCGGAACACTGTCACACCCTCGCCCAGCTCCTCCTCGCAGGAAGATGATGACACTCAAAGCCAAGCAAGTGATCCCTCAGTGGTGTCCAGGGTTAGTGACAGCCACCGCACAGCAGTCCAGAATGACAAGGGAGCTGGGAGAGTGGTAGAAACCCCAGACATTGACTCTGACGCTaaggccaccaccaccacactcagAGTCCCACCTCCAGCCCAAACAGTGTTTGCCTCAGGGGCCCAGGGGCCGGAGAGTAAAGGCAAAAGGAAGCATGACAAGAGCTGGCTTCTAGTAGCACTCCTGGTGCCGCTGTGTGTTTTCATTGTGGTGATGCTGGCTCTAGGCATTGTGTACTGCACTAGCTGTGCTGTAGAACAAAACAAGAGCATCACTGACTGTTACCGCTGGATCATCACCTCCAAGTCAGAGGGGGAAAACAAGGCGAAATCTCGTGCTTGACCATTAGAGGTGATACTGTCTTTTTAGTGAATAGTTGTGAAAGAGGGGGGTGAATCAGGGACAGGGTTGAATAAAGGACACTGACAGGATCCAGACCACCCACCTGACGGCCTCTGCCGCCAGCACTGTGAAACTGGACCCCTACAATACTCCTGTGGAACATCCTAGCGTCTCTGAAGTCCATGTAGGAAGAATGCTTATTTTGGTGCTTCAAAAATCATGACCACGTTTAAATGAAGTGGTGGGGTTTTTTTTCGCCGACGTTGTAAAGAGGACAGGGGATACGACGTTGTCGAGAGGAAGTGGCGGTTCCTATTTCACTGCTGGTGCTTTTTTTGCCCACCATCTGAAAATGTCTTAAGCAATTGTTAATTCAACAGGTGCTAAAGTTAACAGCATTATGTACTGTAGACCTCGTTGTTGAGGTTGCTCATAATAAACAGAATAAACTTCAGAGTACTAATTTAAGAAACCCAGATGAGAAACAAT encodes the following:
- the LOC106602975 gene encoding endosialin translates to MGKMIYALRSFALLWACWLPWTLGQELQEQDALCTADGCYAIYFQRKTFRESARFCKDKGGSLATLKSSEEVAVVHELLSSVEQRGPRARVRLWIGLHRQPRQCSATRPLRGFQWITGEQDTQYTNWLRADSPSTCAAPRCVVMSVNTAADTREQHDNFKWLDGSCSLTVDGFMCHYTYRGMCPSLKSEGGGPALYTTPFSLLSTILTHIPFGSVATLPCPDNEDSLGDQSVLCMLREDGIVGWSKDSPLCSDGLQDWCEEENGGCEHFCQNADTHYYCECSDGFTLAEDRQTCQPNHSCATANCEFDCEETAKGFRCKCPKGYLLAPDGRNCLDVDECLQVPCRHICVNAPGTFECHCNQGYEPDEDGECVDVDECHDSSRCEHRCENTPGSFACHCRQGYTELPDDPGLCQDVDECQTSTSCHQKCLNYMGGFECYCEAGYELQSDQYSCMAIPEGDDEYSSTTTSSYQTWVTDQDWVTDITRLEWLTEQTVLERLPTDLGWFTEAPQEETTSTPVPRRPLDGHNSYWGVLARRKPARNTVTPSPSSSSQEDDDTQSQASDPSVVSRVSDSHRTAVQNDKGAGRVVETPDIDSDAKATTTTLRVPPPAQTVFASGAQGPESKGKRKHDKSWLLVALLVPLCVFIVVMLALGIVYCTSCAVEQNKSITDCYRWIITSKSEGENKAKSRA